In one Oligoflexus sp. genomic region, the following are encoded:
- a CDS encoding HlyD family efflux transporter periplasmic adaptor subunit, giving the protein MDPVSSSIRWKRKAYVLAGIFLASLAGLGWLIWKPEAIAVDAAPITRGEFTMEIRADGYFRSKDIRILSAFATGDIMERIQVNVGDRVTKGQALTTLYWDRRLIVRSPVDGVITKVFRNSTGPVNRGDPLLEIMDPKQLEVVAELLTTDAVKVRPGNKVLASDWGGPGLLHAVVSRVSRAGFVKQSALGVEEERTEVVAEFTEVQPATLKNIGSRFHNEVRIQIAKVDDVLKVPIGALIRHGEGWAVFQIIDERAILTPVEIGLRNNDEAVLESGPSEGAAVILYPADSIQDKDRVRGVQAAG; this is encoded by the coding sequence CCGGGATTTTTCTGGCGAGCCTTGCTGGTTTGGGTTGGTTGATCTGGAAACCTGAAGCGATAGCGGTCGATGCGGCTCCGATCACACGGGGGGAGTTTACGATGGAGATTCGAGCCGATGGCTATTTTCGGTCCAAGGATATTCGCATCCTGTCGGCCTTTGCCACGGGGGATATCATGGAACGCATTCAGGTGAACGTGGGGGATCGAGTCACGAAAGGTCAGGCTTTGACGACTCTTTATTGGGATCGTCGCCTGATCGTGAGGTCGCCGGTGGATGGCGTGATCACGAAGGTTTTTCGCAACTCCACAGGGCCTGTGAATCGCGGTGATCCCCTCTTGGAGATCATGGATCCCAAGCAGCTGGAGGTGGTGGCCGAGCTTCTGACGACCGATGCGGTCAAAGTCCGTCCTGGGAATAAGGTCCTGGCTTCGGATTGGGGTGGGCCGGGCTTGCTGCATGCAGTCGTAAGTCGCGTGAGTCGGGCCGGTTTTGTGAAGCAATCAGCTCTGGGCGTCGAGGAGGAGCGCACGGAGGTTGTAGCTGAATTCACCGAGGTGCAGCCCGCCACTTTAAAAAATATCGGAAGCCGCTTTCACAACGAAGTGCGCATTCAGATCGCAAAGGTTGATGATGTACTCAAGGTTCCCATCGGAGCTTTGATTCGCCATGGAGAGGGCTGGGCGGTCTTTCAAATCATTGATGAGCGGGCGATCCTGACCCCTGTTGAGATCGGCCTTCGGAATAATGATGAGGCGGTGCTGGAATCAGGACCTTCCGAGGGTGCCGCGGTGATACTTTATCCTGCCGACAGTATTCAAGATAAGGATCGCGTCCGCGGAGTTCAGGCTGCTGGTTAA